A single genomic interval of Methanolacinia paynteri harbors:
- a CDS encoding thiamine-phosphate synthase family protein: MGPDGKEKVIGAVQKAVGKISEYMNSKLIPEVGMNIGFAIPDATSVSDVAAVEGRIVRKGDAVFPVGDVKMGASDHVARIIITAMKYDPEMRAAANVRYSDAILKVLEDMPLEIRSFDRGREPAGVSTMDWGVASCCSEDDVPDVIYDMGAVGKEPMIRILGEDPASVVNNILMLSERINDKIL, encoded by the coding sequence ATGGGCCCGGACGGAAAAGAGAAAGTAATCGGAGCGGTTCAAAAGGCAGTCGGAAAGATCTCGGAATATATGAACTCCAAACTGATACCGGAAGTCGGAATGAACATAGGGTTCGCGATTCCCGATGCGACGTCAGTAAGTGATGTTGCAGCGGTGGAGGGAAGAATCGTCAGAAAAGGAGATGCCGTATTTCCGGTAGGAGACGTTAAGATGGGTGCAAGCGATCATGTTGCACGGATAATAATAACGGCAATGAAATACGATCCTGAAATGAGGGCCGCAGCAAACGTCCGGTATTCCGATGCGATTCTTAAGGTACTGGAAGATATGCCGCTTGAAATCCGGTCGTTCGACCGGGGCAGAGAACCTGCGGGTGTCAGCACCATGGACTGGGGTGTTGCCTCGTGCTGCAGTGAGGACGACGTGCCCGACGTAATCTATGACATGGGGGCAGTCGGAAAAGAGCCTATGATACGAATTCTCGGTGAAGATCCTGCCTCTGTCGTCAATAATATTCTTATGCTCTCAGAACGCATAAATGATAAAATATTGTAG
- a CDS encoding 30S ribosomal protein S17e has product MAIKPTYIKATSLELLEKHGDKFTGSFDENKLAVSEVAIISSKRVRNRIAGAVTRKVNRRKNI; this is encoded by the coding sequence ATGGCAATTAAACCGACATACATCAAAGCGACAAGTCTTGAACTTCTTGAGAAGCACGGAGACAAATTTACAGGAAGTTTCGACGAGAACAAACTGGCAGTATCCGAAGTTGCAATCATAAGCTCAAAGCGTGTCCGCAACAGAATTGCAGGCGCAGTGACGAGAAAAGTTAATAGAAGAAAAAACATATAA
- the dapA gene encoding 4-hydroxy-tetrahydrodipicolinate synthase — MFEGVYPALITPFRDNLNRDLDLDGLSSNIEFLISEGVHGIVPCGSTGESATLTFEEHEKVTSKAIDTANGRVPVLAGTGSNNTVEAVRFTKAAKDQGADGVLVLSPYYNKPNRSGLVKHYNTLADLDIPVVVYNVPGRTGQNLPADLIIELAENPNIVGIKEASGDLSQMSRIIEGTIDMDFDVISGDDMLTLPLLAIGGTGVISVAANVEPGRMVSMYENFMAGDLEAARKIHFEMGPLFRGMFIETNPIPVKKAVGLRGMAAGPLRLPLDDLEEEKVNSLKEVLNLYD, encoded by the coding sequence ATGTTTGAGGGTGTTTATCCGGCACTAATTACTCCTTTTAGGGATAACCTGAACCGGGATCTCGATCTTGACGGGTTATCTTCCAATATTGAATTCCTGATTTCAGAAGGAGTTCATGGAATTGTCCCATGCGGCTCCACCGGCGAATCGGCAACGCTTACTTTTGAGGAGCATGAGAAAGTAACCTCAAAGGCTATCGATACGGCAAACGGCAGGGTGCCTGTGCTTGCCGGAACCGGCTCCAATAACACCGTGGAAGCGGTCAGGTTTACCAAAGCTGCAAAGGACCAGGGAGCTGACGGTGTCCTTGTTCTCAGCCCGTATTACAATAAGCCCAACAGGTCCGGGCTTGTCAAGCATTACAACACGCTTGCCGATCTGGATATACCGGTAGTCGTCTATAATGTGCCCGGAAGAACGGGACAGAATCTTCCTGCCGATCTTATAATCGAGCTGGCGGAAAACCCGAACATAGTAGGGATCAAAGAGGCATCCGGCGATCTCTCGCAGATGTCAAGGATCATCGAGGGAACCATCGATATGGATTTTGATGTGATCTCCGGTGACGACATGCTGACACTTCCCCTTCTTGCCATCGGCGGGACAGGGGTCATAAGCGTGGCCGCAAATGTCGAGCCAGGCCGTATGGTTTCCATGTACGAAAACTTCATGGCAGGAGACCTTGAGGCCGCCCGAAAGATCCATTTCGAGATGGGCCCTCTCTTCAGGGGGATGTTCATAGAGACGAACCCGATACCTGTAAAGAAGGCCGTCGGACTCCGGGGGATGGCGGCAGGCCCATTAAGGCTCCCTCTTGACGATCTTGAGGAAGAGAAGGTTAATTCATTGAAGGAGGTTCTGAACCTTTATGATTAA
- the dapB gene encoding 4-hydroxy-tetrahydrodipicolinate reductase, translating into MIKVAICGALGRMGQTIGKMVDESDDLELVGGIDVKAGSTFGVEVFPSTEIEKFLEEKKPDVLVDFTIASAAVGNIRAASKHKVALVVGTTGFTPEQRSEINSMIEGNVPAVISSNFSVGVNIFWKLVREAAKRLGDYDIEVIEAHHHFKKDAPSGTANTIIDIIKQEVGDREEMYGRKGMVGERGNEIGVHVIRGGDIVGDHSVLFAGNNEVIELSHRASDRAVFAHGVLRSIRWVYGKSPAVYSMNDVLNL; encoded by the coding sequence ATGATTAAAGTTGCAATATGCGGCGCCCTCGGAAGGATGGGGCAGACTATAGGAAAGATGGTCGATGAATCTGACGACCTGGAGCTTGTAGGCGGGATAGATGTAAAAGCAGGCAGTACTTTTGGTGTTGAAGTTTTTCCGTCCACGGAGATTGAAAAGTTCCTTGAGGAGAAGAAACCTGATGTCCTTGTAGACTTCACGATCGCATCCGCTGCAGTTGGGAATATCCGTGCCGCCTCGAAACACAAAGTAGCGCTTGTAGTCGGGACCACGGGATTTACTCCCGAACAGCGCAGTGAGATCAATTCAATGATCGAAGGGAATGTTCCCGCCGTGATATCCAGCAATTTCAGTGTTGGGGTCAATATCTTCTGGAAACTTGTGAGGGAAGCTGCGAAGAGGCTTGGCGATTACGATATCGAAGTCATCGAGGCCCATCACCATTTCAAAAAGGATGCACCCAGCGGAACCGCGAACACGATAATCGATATCATCAAACAGGAAGTCGGCGACAGGGAGGAAATGTACGGCCGGAAGGGCATGGTCGGAGAGAGAGGCAACGAGATCGGAGTTCATGTCATCCGCGGCGGCGATATCGTAGGTGACCATTCCGTTCTTTTCGCGGGCAACAATGAAGTGATCGAACTCTCTCACAGGGCCTCTGATCGCGCAGTGTTTGCGCACGGCGTATTAAGATCAATAAGATGGGTCTATGGAAAGAGTCCTGCCGTTTATTCGATGAACGACGTGCTTAATCTTTGA
- a CDS encoding indolepyruvate ferredoxin oxidoreductase subunit alpha, with the protein MVAVVDADKCTGCETCVDVCPSEAIHMEDGIAVVDADACVDCESCVDECPAEAIHME; encoded by the coding sequence ATGGTAGCAGTTGTAGACGCTGATAAATGCACAGGCTGTGAAACCTGCGTAGATGTCTGTCCTTCAGAAGCAATTCATATGGAGGATGGCATTGCCGTCGTTGACGCTGATGCATGTGTAGATTGTGAATCCTGTGTGGATGAGTGCCCTGCAGAGGCAATCCACATGGAGTAA
- the asd gene encoding aspartate-semialdehyde dehydrogenase: MINVGVLGATGAVGQRFVQLLSDHPWFNLQTLTASERSAGKRYCDAVNWRLDEPFPESAGEIIVKDTTVDCVKDLDLVFSALPADLAGGLETAIADAGVGVFSNASSHRMDADVPLVVPEVNPDHLGLIDVQRDRGRDGFIVTNPNCSTIVMVMALNPIRNRSFSDVRVATMQAISGAGFQGVSAMEIYDNVVPYIGSEEKKMETEPLKIMGRLDGSVIQNAGFSVSASCHRVPVIDGHTLAIWADVKEEPDLIKDDFRNYRAPFSGLPTQPAESVHFFDKEQDRPQPRLDRRRGDGMTVSVGRVREGLRFIAMGHNTIRGAAGASVMNAELAVSKKVL; encoded by the coding sequence ATGATCAATGTAGGAGTACTTGGTGCGACCGGGGCTGTAGGTCAGAGGTTTGTTCAGCTTCTTTCCGATCATCCGTGGTTTAACCTGCAGACACTAACCGCCTCTGAAAGAAGTGCGGGCAAAAGGTACTGTGATGCCGTCAACTGGCGGCTTGATGAACCGTTCCCGGAAAGTGCAGGAGAAATAATTGTTAAAGATACTACTGTGGACTGTGTAAAAGATCTCGACCTGGTCTTTTCCGCGCTTCCCGCCGACCTTGCCGGAGGGCTGGAGACCGCCATTGCAGATGCGGGCGTTGGCGTTTTCAGCAATGCCTCCTCCCACAGGATGGACGCGGATGTTCCTCTTGTCGTGCCCGAAGTAAATCCCGATCATCTCGGCCTGATTGATGTCCAGCGTGACAGGGGCCGTGACGGTTTCATCGTTACGAACCCTAACTGTTCGACAATTGTCATGGTAATGGCGTTAAATCCGATCAGGAACCGCAGCTTCAGCGATGTCCGTGTCGCAACGATGCAGGCAATCTCGGGAGCAGGCTTTCAGGGAGTCTCGGCGATGGAGATCTATGACAACGTCGTTCCTTACATCGGTTCAGAGGAAAAAAAGATGGAGACGGAGCCCCTGAAGATCATGGGGCGCCTGGACGGGTCAGTTATACAAAATGCCGGATTTTCCGTCAGCGCCAGCTGCCACAGGGTTCCTGTAATAGATGGCCACACGCTGGCTATATGGGCGGATGTTAAAGAGGAGCCCGATCTGATAAAGGACGATTTCAGAAATTACAGGGCGCCTTTCTCAGGTCTTCCGACCCAGCCGGCCGAATCCGTTCATTTCTTCGATAAAGAGCAGGATCGCCCGCAGCCCAGGCTCGATCGCCGCCGCGGGGATGGTATGACCGTCTCTGTAGGTCGTGTGCGCGAGGGATTAAGATTTATAGCTATGGGCCATAATACCATACGTGGAGCAGCCGGAGCTTCGGTAATGAATGCGGAACTGGCCGTCAGCAAAAAAGTTCTCTGA
- the albA gene encoding DNA-binding protein Alba: MVTVSDNTVFVGNKPVMNYVLAVVTQFNQGAEEVSVKARGKAISRAVDTAEIALNRFLENVQKSDILTSTEIVDTESGKTNVSSIEITLKRI, translated from the coding sequence ATGGTTACAGTGTCAGACAACACAGTGTTCGTAGGAAACAAACCTGTTATGAACTATGTTCTTGCAGTAGTGACGCAGTTCAATCAGGGTGCAGAGGAAGTATCGGTAAAGGCGAGAGGGAAGGCGATTTCCAGGGCTGTGGATACGGCGGAGATCGCCCTGAACAGATTTCTTGAAAATGTGCAGAAATCTGATATTCTGACCTCTACTGAGATTGTAGATACTGAAAGCGGTAAGACCAATGTCTCAAGCATTGAAATTACCTTAAAAAGGATTTAA
- a CDS encoding DUF373 family protein: MENIRTLILCVDRDDDIGFKAGVTSPPVGREECLNTAEKLAIADPEDSDVNAIFQGIKTYDELKGKGEDVYIAVIGGSHTNMLEGDRRISHDLGKIVWDFEINECILVTDGAEDEFILPVIQSTVDVKSVQRVIVKQMPNLEGTYYIVKKLFDDPEIAKTILVPVGLAMLLYAVSVLLGYPGIAVVIVVGVLGLYLLFKGYGIDDYFEITLRSLQSSFFGGKFTFVTYIAAIFIGIMGIIIGLTTLLEWYSSDQGILLYALLFVYGAIWYFTASALIASIGKIIDIFLNEIKSLGRFIAIPFFVLAIGIIAYGACVYTIAISMDIDFPVLGGNSIKLIIYTTLGGLICAGFGIYLQKYVTKWTKKLSLNNKTTEKASDKNKAF, encoded by the coding sequence ATGGAAAACATCAGGACACTGATACTTTGTGTCGATCGGGACGACGATATAGGGTTTAAAGCAGGAGTGACATCTCCACCCGTAGGAAGGGAGGAATGCCTGAATACTGCCGAAAAACTCGCAATAGCAGATCCCGAAGATTCTGACGTTAATGCGATATTCCAGGGAATAAAAACATATGATGAATTAAAGGGTAAAGGCGAAGACGTTTATATCGCAGTCATCGGCGGAAGCCATACCAATATGCTTGAAGGCGACAGGAGAATCTCTCACGATCTCGGGAAGATCGTATGGGATTTCGAGATCAACGAATGCATTCTGGTCACCGACGGTGCGGAAGACGAATTTATCCTACCTGTAATACAGTCCACGGTTGATGTAAAAAGTGTACAGAGAGTAATAGTAAAACAGATGCCGAACCTCGAAGGCACATATTACATCGTCAAAAAACTGTTCGACGACCCGGAAATTGCCAAAACAATTCTGGTGCCAGTAGGTCTGGCAATGCTTCTTTATGCTGTTTCAGTATTGCTCGGGTACCCCGGTATCGCAGTCGTCATTGTAGTTGGCGTGCTGGGGCTGTATCTTTTATTTAAGGGGTATGGAATCGACGATTACTTTGAAATTACACTTAGATCCCTGCAATCGTCATTTTTCGGCGGGAAATTTACCTTTGTTACATATATTGCAGCAATATTCATTGGTATAATGGGAATAATTATCGGACTTACAACCCTTCTGGAATGGTATTCATCCGACCAGGGAATCCTTCTCTATGCCCTCCTGTTTGTATATGGAGCCATATGGTACTTCACGGCATCTGCACTCATAGCTTCAATCGGAAAAATAATCGATATATTCCTCAATGAGATCAAGTCTCTGGGAAGATTTATAGCAATTCCTTTCTTTGTCCTGGCAATCGGAATTATTGCTTACGGCGCATGTGTCTACACTATTGCAATAAGTATGGATATTGATTTCCCGGTCCTTGGAGGCAATAGCATTAAATTAATCATATATACCACCCTAGGAGGCCTGATCTGTGCAGGATTCGGAATTTATCTCCAGAAATATGTAACAAAATGGACAAAAAAACTTTCATTGAATAATAAAACAACAGAAAAAGCATCTGATAAGAATAAAGCATTCTAA
- a CDS encoding coiled-coil protein translates to MLNELIEKRKKVLADSEEHKEKRNELNALASTFARERNQLNGQTREFVDEAQKNKDLRDEANKDVHRLKDERNVLNEKANALFEDIDKYKKEHGPVSKNRGIKDLHKQIDKLETDQQTRVLTKEKEREIIEKIEQLKSQIREQEDEFEQNKEIHVKLQEARDLRKTASDLHDKVTESAELAQKYHDIMVECYRKADKSREAADESHKKFVEAQEQADEEHQKFIACQKEIRDFDKVIGGLRKKTKKTKVTKEQKAVRKEAEQVFQQFRSGEKLTTDDILLLQRAKLL, encoded by the coding sequence ATGTTAAATGAACTGATTGAGAAAAGAAAGAAAGTTCTTGCCGACTCGGAAGAACACAAAGAAAAAAGAAATGAATTAAATGCTCTCGCAAGCACCTTTGCACGGGAGAGAAATCAGCTGAACGGCCAGACACGCGAATTTGTCGATGAAGCCCAGAAGAACAAAGATCTCCGTGATGAAGCCAACAAGGACGTCCACAGGCTTAAGGACGAAAGAAATGTCCTTAACGAAAAGGCAAACGCTCTCTTTGAAGATATCGACAAATACAAAAAAGAGCACGGACCTGTAAGCAAAAACCGCGGTATAAAAGATCTTCACAAGCAGATCGACAAACTTGAAACAGATCAGCAGACCCGTGTCCTCACCAAAGAGAAGGAACGCGAGATAATCGAAAAAATTGAACAGCTCAAATCCCAGATCCGGGAACAGGAAGACGAATTTGAGCAGAACAAAGAGATCCATGTCAAGCTTCAGGAAGCCCGCGACCTCCGCAAGACAGCATCCGACCTCCATGACAAGGTAACCGAAAGTGCAGAACTTGCGCAGAAATACCATGACATCATGGTGGAATGCTACCGGAAGGCCGACAAATCCAGGGAAGCGGCAGACGAGTCCCACAAGAAATTCGTAGAGGCCCAGGAACAGGCGGATGAAGAACACCAGAAGTTCATCGCCTGCCAGAAGGAGATCAGGGACTTCGATAAGGTTATCGGCGGACTCAGAAAGAAAACAAAGAAGACAAAAGTCACGAAAGAGCAGAAGGCAGTACGCAAAGAGGCAGAGCAGGTCTTCCAGCAGTTCAGAAGCGGAGAAAAACTTACGACAGACGATATATTGCTCCTCCAGCGTGCAAAATTACTTTAA
- the ftsZ gene encoding cell division protein FtsZ produces the protein MQSIINEALKHAEFEQNYKKPGVIGDDDFVGQPRIVIVGCGGAGNNTINRLYHMKVKGAETIAVNTDKQHLEMIQADKRVLVGKSLTKGLGAGGFPDVGKRAAEMARTTLEGLLQDADLVFVTAGMGGGTGTGVAPVVAQIAKEQGAIVIGMVSYPFQVEKARLIRAEEGLEALSNAADSVIVLDNNRLMTFVPNLPLGQAFSVMDQLIAETVKGISETITEPSLINIDYADVRAIMSKGGVAVMLVGESKQQNKSESVVHECLNHPLLDIDYRGATGSLIHITGGSDLTLSDAEDIASTLTYELDPHADVIWGARINSEFEGKVRVMAIMTGVKSAQVLGHSQGMNASSIAQGPFERNTARSSQPHNMSGGRRAAMEQTSGGLIDFIR, from the coding sequence ATGCAGAGCATTATTAACGAAGCACTAAAACACGCTGAATTTGAACAGAATTATAAGAAGCCCGGGGTCATCGGAGATGATGATTTCGTAGGTCAGCCACGCATCGTCATCGTCGGCTGCGGAGGTGCAGGCAACAACACCATCAACAGGCTTTACCACATGAAGGTCAAGGGCGCTGAAACCATCGCGGTCAACACCGACAAACAGCACCTCGAGATGATCCAGGCTGACAAGAGAGTCCTTGTCGGAAAGTCACTGACAAAGGGTCTTGGAGCGGGAGGTTTCCCGGATGTCGGAAAGAGAGCGGCCGAGATGGCACGCACAACACTTGAAGGACTTCTCCAGGACGCAGACCTCGTATTCGTAACTGCAGGAATGGGCGGGGGAACCGGCACAGGTGTCGCACCGGTCGTAGCACAGATTGCAAAGGAGCAGGGAGCAATTGTCATAGGAATGGTGAGCTATCCTTTCCAGGTAGAAAAGGCAAGACTCATTCGTGCAGAAGAGGGACTTGAAGCCCTTTCAAATGCGGCTGACTCAGTTATTGTTCTCGACAACAACAGGCTGATGACATTTGTTCCCAACCTGCCGCTTGGCCAGGCATTCTCTGTAATGGACCAGCTTATCGCAGAGACCGTAAAGGGAATCTCAGAGACAATAACCGAACCGTCACTGATCAATATCGACTATGCAGATGTCAGGGCGATCATGAGCAAAGGCGGAGTCGCAGTAATGCTTGTCGGCGAGAGCAAGCAGCAGAACAAGTCCGAGAGCGTAGTCCACGAATGCCTGAACCACCCGCTCCTGGATATCGATTACAGGGGAGCGACAGGCAGTCTCATCCACATAACAGGCGGCAGCGATCTCACACTCTCCGATGCTGAAGATATTGCAAGCACACTGACATATGAACTCGATCCGCACGCAGATGTCATCTGGGGTGCCCGTATCAACAGTGAATTTGAAGGCAAAGTAAGAGTGATGGCAATTATGACAGGTGTCAAGAGTGCACAGGTTCTCGGACACAGCCAGGGAATGAATGCATCATCCATAGCACAGGGGCCGTTCGAGCGCAATACTGCACGCTCATCACAACCGCATAATATGTCCGGCGGAAGAAGGGCAGCAATGGAACAGACATCCGGCGGACTTATAGACTTCATAAGATAA
- a CDS encoding ribbon-helix-helix domain-containing protein → MMERVTIRLPPQQVAMLEKLVDAGEFPTVSEAVRYAVRDLIERHANRVIRDSEQISFEM, encoded by the coding sequence ATGATGGAACGAGTAACGATAAGACTGCCTCCGCAACAGGTAGCAATGCTGGAAAAGCTTGTCGATGCCGGGGAATTCCCTACGGTATCAGAAGCTGTCAGATATGCAGTCAGGGACTTAATCGAAAGGCATGCAAATCGTGTGATAAGAGACAGCGAGCAGATCTCGTTTGAAATGTAA
- a CDS encoding pyridoxal phosphate-dependent aminotransferase yields MQIKNKNPSKDLLDFSASLNPYPPEIDWDPSSISIAEYPDDSYYELKESIARNFRCDTEEICVGNGSIEIIRAYFHTVLNPGEKVALDKHTFGEYQLSVTLAGGSCVDLNSPYSARVICNPNNPTGSLIRKDEMLEIAGEEYEKGRLLFIDEAFMDLSDTDETLIGYRKPGTFISRSITKSFAVPGIRFGFGVGEPELIENIEIVRTPWTVNSFAAAYCIEAMKHYGELEDSRIKIISEKKWLYGKFEDLGLEYLLSGTNYILLKCPVPASDFTAALLNHDIFVRDCTSFGLPDCIRVAVRKRDENQQLVEAIESCLL; encoded by the coding sequence ATGCAGATTAAAAATAAAAACCCCTCTAAGGATCTCCTTGATTTCAGCGCCAGCCTGAATCCTTATCCCCCGGAAATTGACTGGGACCCTTCTTCGATTTCGATAGCCGAATATCCGGACGATTCCTATTACGAACTGAAAGAATCAATTGCCCGCAATTTCCGATGCGATACTGAAGAGATATGTGTAGGCAACGGTTCGATTGAAATCATTAGAGCATATTTCCATACAGTTCTCAATCCCGGGGAAAAAGTTGCCCTCGATAAGCACACATTCGGCGAATATCAGCTCTCTGTGACTCTTGCAGGCGGTTCATGCGTAGATTTAAATTCTCCTTATTCGGCAAGGGTAATCTGCAACCCTAACAACCCTACAGGCTCTTTAATCCGGAAAGATGAGATGCTTGAGATCGCCGGGGAAGAATATGAAAAAGGGCGGCTACTGTTCATCGACGAGGCATTTATGGATCTCTCGGATACAGATGAAACACTTATTGGCTACAGGAAACCGGGGACATTCATCAGCCGGTCTATTACAAAATCATTCGCGGTTCCCGGTATCCGGTTCGGATTCGGGGTGGGAGAACCTGAACTTATAGAAAATATTGAGATCGTAAGAACTCCATGGACCGTGAATTCATTTGCGGCTGCCTATTGTATCGAGGCAATGAAGCATTACGGCGAACTTGAAGATTCCAGGATTAAGATAATTTCTGAAAAGAAGTGGCTTTATGGTAAATTTGAAGATCTAGGTCTCGAATATCTTCTTTCAGGTACAAATTATATTCTCCTGAAATGCCCGGTTCCTGCATCTGATTTTACTGCGGCACTATTGAATCATGATATCTTTGTCAGGGACTGCACTTCGTTCGGCCTTCCGGACTGTATCCGGGTAGCAGTCAGAAAAAGAGACGAAAATCAACAGCTTGTGGAGGCGATTGAGTCCTGCTTGCTTTAA
- a CDS encoding NTP transferase domain-containing protein: MGEKPLVKVSGKPMLQYVAEAFIGAGCDILIITSHLVPMTKNWCRAMGYDTYNASGTGYVEDLFECIRETSLKGPVFSCVSDLPGITADIISEVFETYRSKGKPAFSVWVPEEYFIEAGCTPSYVEDVESCPACPVGLNIIDASMADDAQDEYRFLFRKPELAYNVNCKKDFESFLKFIERDKLGL; encoded by the coding sequence ATGGGCGAAAAGCCTTTGGTTAAAGTTTCAGGAAAACCTATGCTGCAGTATGTCGCAGAAGCTTTCATAGGTGCAGGCTGTGATATCCTTATAATTACTTCGCATCTCGTACCTATGACAAAGAACTGGTGCAGGGCGATGGGTTATGATACCTATAATGCTTCCGGCACGGGATATGTCGAAGATCTCTTTGAATGTATAAGAGAAACCTCTCTGAAAGGTCCTGTATTTTCCTGCGTATCCGATCTTCCGGGAATAACTGCCGATATAATCAGCGAGGTTTTTGAAACATACCGGTCAAAAGGAAAACCGGCATTTTCCGTTTGGGTTCCGGAAGAATATTTTATTGAAGCCGGGTGCACTCCATCTTATGTTGAAGATGTTGAGAGTTGTCCTGCATGCCCTGTCGGTCTGAATATCATCGATGCTTCGATGGCGGACGATGCCCAGGATGAGTACCGTTTTCTTTTTAGAAAACCTGAACTTGCTTATAATGTAAATTGCAAAAAAGATTTTGAATCTTTCCTCAAATTTATTGAAAGAGATAAATTAGGGCTGTAA
- a CDS encoding ornithine cyclodeaminase: protein METSREIELEGHIIDSGIMTRVFDKVLDMGGNFEVMNFEIGKKKQDVSYARLLISAPDQIQLDEILSALHRLGAKMPEVESLVCEPAEGDKIVPKGFYSTTNHPTFVNYNGKWIEVENIEMDCLIVLDRDSRRAFCTPLSNLKKGDYVVIGEKGVRIVPPERPRKVNIFEFMQNTVSSERPSETIISKIAAQMIDMKEKGSKIGLVGGPAIIHTRAAPALAEIIREGYIDVLFAGNALATHDIEYNLFGTSLGMELDSGKLTTGGHKNHIYAISEVIRAGSIKQAVDKGIIKKGIMYECIKNNVPFVLAGSIRDDGPLPDVITDVIEAQEEMRKYIRNLDMVLMIGTLLHSVAVGNCLPSYVKTICVDINPASVTKLNDRGSSQAIGVVSDAGTFLPLLAEKLRELKK, encoded by the coding sequence ATGGAGACGTCCAGGGAAATAGAACTTGAAGGTCATATTATCGATTCCGGAATAATGACCCGGGTTTTTGATAAAGTTCTCGACATGGGCGGAAATTTTGAAGTGATGAACTTCGAAATCGGCAAGAAAAAGCAGGATGTAAGTTATGCAAGACTGTTGATCTCCGCCCCTGACCAGATTCAGCTTGATGAGATTCTTAGTGCACTCCATCGCCTGGGTGCGAAGATGCCGGAGGTTGAATCGCTTGTATGCGAACCTGCCGAAGGAGATAAGATCGTCCCGAAGGGATTTTACTCGACGACGAATCATCCGACATTTGTGAATTACAACGGCAAATGGATTGAAGTCGAAAACATAGAGATGGACTGCCTTATAGTCCTTGATAGAGATAGCCGCAGGGCTTTTTGTACGCCTCTTTCAAATCTTAAGAAAGGCGACTACGTGGTCATTGGAGAAAAGGGGGTACGTATTGTACCGCCTGAAAGGCCCCGTAAGGTCAATATATTCGAATTTATGCAGAATACGGTGTCTTCAGAGCGGCCTAGTGAAACAATTATCTCCAAAATAGCTGCCCAGATGATCGACATGAAAGAGAAAGGCTCAAAGATCGGACTTGTCGGAGGTCCGGCGATCATCCACACCAGAGCAGCACCTGCTCTGGCGGAGATCATCAGGGAGGGCTATATCGATGTTTTGTTCGCGGGCAACGCTCTTGCCACGCACGATATCGAATACAATCTCTTCGGGACATCGCTGGGTATGGAGCTTGATTCGGGAAAACTTACAACAGGTGGACATAAAAACCATATCTACGCAATAAGCGAGGTTATCAGGGCAGGATCGATAAAGCAGGCAGTAGATAAAGGCATAATCAAAAAAGGAATCATGTATGAATGCATTAAGAATAATGTCCCGTTTGTTCTCGCAGGGTCGATACGCGATGACGGCCCGCTTCCTGATGTAATTACAGACGTGATCGAAGCTCAGGAGGAGATGAGGAAGTACATCCGGAATCTGGATATGGTGCTGATGATAGGAACACTCCTTCACTCGGTCGCTGTCGGCAACTGTCTGCCGTCATATGTAAAGACAATATGCGTGGATATCAATCCTGCATCAGTTACAAAACTTAATGACAGGGGATCTTCGCAGGCCATAGGCGTAGTAAGCGACGCGGGAACATTCCTCCCGCTGCTTGCGGAAAAACTTAGAGAACTTAAAAAATAA